CTATGAAACTCATCCTTGTTTATACCAAGAGAGTCCAAAAGCTTAATGAGCTCCAATACTTTCAGATAAACCCTTGCCTTTTCCTTAGGAGAAAGCTTTTTCTTTTGAAGAGGAACACCTTCAATAAAAGGATATACTATAAAGTCCTTTCCACAAAAAAGAACTTGTGGAAAACCTCTATATCCCAAGAGCCTTTTTAATATCTCACATTCTTTTTGTATAGCGTAAACTCTTTCTTGGTCTTTGGCTACCTTTATGGCTACCCTTTGCCCTTTCCATACACCTCTATAGACATACCCTCTCCAACCTTTGCTAAAAAGTTCAAGCCCTTCCACTTCCTTTTTAAACTCCTCAAACTTCACCAACGACCCTATAGCCCCACTCTTCCACTGCGGACTTAAGGACATGAAAAGGTATTTCCTTTTCCATATGGACCTGCACCTTACCCTCTTCAAGGCTTACCTCAACATGGGAGACACCTTCGATGGAGTATATTGCCCTCTTTACACTCTCCACACAATGTGCACAGGTCATACCTTCAACCTTTAGCGTTTTTCTCATCATACTTTCTAATATAAGGCATCTCCTATGTATCCGAGTAGCCTATAGCTTTTATTATATTATTGGCATCCGTCCTTGTGTTCATGTTCAGAAAGGACAAAAGGGTAGGGTCGTATTCTAAAACCTCTCCTTCAGCAATCTCCTTATATGGAAACCTTTTTACAAAGTCCAACACTTTTTCACCACCCGCTTTTATATATAGCTTTAACTCTGGCAGGACCTGTTTGTAATAAACTGCAAAAAGAGGATAGAGCTTTCCGTTTATATTAAAAAGGGTTATGGGAGGATTTGCTCTTCTCAGCAGAAGGCTCACTACTTCCTTCTTTATAAGTGGCATGTCCCCAGCTACGATGAGAGCCTTATCTCCTTTTAAGTTTTCCAACGCTGTATAGAGCCCTGCAAGAGCAAATTGTTTTTCAATCACATCCTTAACTACTTCCACTTCCTTTAAAAAAGAAAACTTTTCTTTATCCTTTACCACTAAACACAGCCTTCCGCATACGCCCCTTAAGGCTTCGAGCGTATACTCTATAACCCTCTTCCCACCTATCTGATAGAGAAGTTTGTCTTCGCCAAATCGTCTACTTAGACCACCTGCAAGCACGAAGCATTCTATCATTCTCTTATTATAAGTTTTGCACCGTTTGGAAGTCTTTCAACCCTATCTTTTGTATTATGCTCCTTCGGTATGTATACATATGTCCCTGCAGGAACCACTTCACTTCTTATGTGAGGGTTTAGGTCTCTAAAGGTGCTTACCCTTAAGTTTTTTTCTGCGAGTATCTCCTCAACTAATGTATCCCTTTCCACAAGCCTTCTGTCCACACTTATACCCTCAACCCTAACAGACAGACCATATTTCTCGGGGTCTCTTGCAAGAAGCAATACTGCAAAAAAGGCAGGAACATAGTTTCTTGTCTCATCTGGCAAGAACCTCTGTGTTATCCAAAAATCTACACCACCTGTCCTTCTTGCCACACAACCCTCACCACAATTATAAGCGGCGAGTGCAAGCTCCCAGTTTCCAAACATGTTGTATAGGTCTTTTAGATACCTCATAGCTGCGTCCGTAGCCTTGACCACGTCAAATCTTTCGTCCACAAACTGGTCAACTCTTAGCCCATATCTTCTTGCGGTAGATGGAATAAACTGCCAGAGCCCTGCTGCACCGGACCTTGAAACTGCAAAGTTGTTAAAAGCACTCTCTATAACAGGCAATAATGCAAGCTCTTCGGGAAGACCATGTTTCTGCACAATGGGTTTTATTATGGGCATATAGTAGTTTGCTCTTTGCAAGGCTAATTCAAAGGACCTTCTATTTCTAAGGTAGTAATCTATAAACCTCTTTATCTCTTCTCTATCTGGTATAGGTATGCCAAAGGTTTTTGCCTCTTCTTCTATGAACCTCTCTTCTTCCTCTGTAAAGTAAAAACTTCCCCTTTGCACGAAACTTACTTGATGCTCTACCTTTGGCATCACCGCTTGCCTTACAGTAGGAGTGCAAGAGCTCAGTAAGACACACGATAGCCAAAGGAGTAAACCCCCCTTTTTCATAGGTTTTTATTATACAATTGTTGCGGTCAAGGTTATAAATTTATACACTATGCGCGTGCTTACGTCCTTCAATTTAACAGAGTTAAGGGACATCTTCAAAGAGCTTGGGCTTGAGCCATATAGGGCAAATCAGGTCCTTGACTGGGTTTATAAAAAGTTCGAAACAGACTTCCAGAATATGACAAACCTTTCAAAGGCACACAGGAATATGCTTTCCGAGCATTTTAAAGTGCATACCCTTGAACTCGTTGGTAAAGTGCCTGCGGAAGACTCGGTAAAGTATATATTTAGGACCGAAGATGGTCATCTCATAGAGACGGTTCTCATATTTGAAAGAGACCATTTAACACTTTGTGTATCTTCTCAAGTTGGTTGTGCGGTAGGATGCAAGTTTTGTGCCACTGCAAAGGATGGGCTTTTGAGAAACCTGACAACCTCCGAGATAATTGACCAGTATCTCCTCGTGCAAAAAGAGACACCAAACAAAATAAGGAACGTGGTCTTTATGGGTATGGGTGAACCCTTGGCAAACTATGAAGCAGTCCGAAAGGCTGTAGAGATAATGGTAAGCCCATGGGGTATAGACCTCTCCAAAAGGAGGGTTAGTATATCCACAAGCGGTCTTGTCGCTCAGATAAGAAGAATGGCGCAGGACCCTCTCATGAAAGAGCTAAACCTTGCGGTTTCTATAAACGCACCCTCTCAAGAACTTAGAGAAACCCTTATGCCCATAAGCAAAACCAACAGCCTTAAGGAGATTCTTCAAGCTCTTATAGAATTCCCTTATCCTCCCGACAGGAGAATAATGCTTGAATATGTTCTGATAAAAGGATTAAACGATTCACCCAAACAAGCAGAAGCTTTAGCCAAACTTATAGCTCCTTATAGGAGGAAATTTAAAGTTAACTTAATCCCTTACAATCCAGACCCATCCATCCCCTTTGAAAGACCATCTATGGAAAGCGTATACGCCTTTCAAGAGGTGCTAAGGAAACACCACATAGCCACCTTTATAAGATTTAGCAAGGGTATTGAGGTTTTTGGAGCATGCGGACAACTAAGGAGCAGAAGACTTGAACTTATGGTAAAATAAAAGGGTGCAGGCAGTTCCCAAGTGGTTCAAAGAGCTTATAGTAGTTATAATAGTGGTTCTTTTTATTAGGGCTTTTTTCGTTCAGGCTTACAACATACCGTCGGGTTCTATGAAACCCACCCTTCTTGTAGGCGACTTTATACTTGTAAACAAGCTTGTTTACAGATTTTCTGAACCTCAAAGAGGAGATATAGTGGTCTTTAAGTGGCCCGAGAACCCAAGAATAGACTTCATAAAAAGGATAATAGGTATGCCTGGAGATACCCTTGAGATAAGAGGTGAAAGAGTCTTTATAAATGGTCAAGAATTACCCTTGAAGTTTGTGAAAGAGGTTTTTGAGGATGGAAATCTAAAGCTTATCTATGAAGAAACACTTCCCAATGGAGTAAAGTACCACATAGCCCTTTACCAAAACCCTTTTATCCAAAGAAAGGATGTCTATTATGCCAAAATACCTGAAGGATACTACTTTGTGATGGGAGACAACAGAGACAACAGTGAGGACAGCAGATATTGGGGACTTCTGCCAAGGGAAAATATAGTGGGGAAGGCTTTTGTGGTTTACTTTTCTGGAGATATACCTCCTCTTGACAGCACAGATGTAAGTATATTTACTGGCTTTAAACAACTTTTTCTTGCTCTGCTAAACCCGAGATTTGAAAGGATAGGCAAGCCTCTTATATGGTAATGGAAATGCCCGCAGTATGAAGGTAGTTTATTGCTTTCTTTATAACAGCAGGGTTTGTGTCCTTTGCATACATAAGGCTTAATATAAGAGAGGGTATATCCTCTGGGTCCACAAAAGGCTCTACTATCTTGTTGTCTTCCATGTATACAAAGCTACCCAGTCCCTCAAGTAAGCTTTGAAATTCCTGTGCTTCTAAGTTGTTTCTGAGAAAAGTCAAGAGACCGTTGCAAGCTTCCAAAAACACTTGGCTATCTCTGACCTCAGGAACCGCCAAAATCCCACTCTCCAATTTATCAAATATCTCTCTTATTCTGTCTTTTGAGTGTATGGGATTTCCAAACATTGGTAGTATGGTATTTATTTCTTCCCTATTAATACGCTTCAGAGATCTGTTGAGAAGGTCTTGCGAAGGTATGATAAGGTTTGCATACACAAGCACATCTTCTGTATCTACATCCTCTAAGGGATTAAGCTCTTCATAAGTGCAAAAAGAACTCAGGAAGCTACCGGTAAACAGAAAACCTTTACTTTCTTCCAATACTGCAAAACTGCCTTTTTCAGGAAGAAAGGGCAAAGACAGAAACCTTAGAACATCTCCTGTGGCTAACCTAAGCCTTTTGTTGGGAAAGGTTTCAAAAGTCCTTATTCTTGCCTGCGGAATACCAAGAGTCCTTAATCGTTGAGCAATGCTAAGGGAGGTTATCACAAAAGCCTTTTGGTTAGACTGTAAGAAATTTACAATTCCTGAACAATCATCCACACCAGAGCTGAGCACCACCACCGCCTTTACCGCTTCTACAGTGCCAACCACTTGTTCCAGCTTTGACCTTATAAGAACATAATCTTGGACCGTGCCTATGTTTATAAGCACTGGGACTTTTATGTTATCCCTTTCGTATATACGTAAATATGCGTTTCTTTGAATTAGCCCATACCTCTGAGGAGAACCTACCCAGAAAAGCCCATGAGATATTTCTATGGGCTGACTTAAATCAAGGACAGGCTTTGTTGGAGGAACCCTTTCTACCCCTAAAGCGGGTTGTGAAATAGATGGCTTTGGCGTATAACCATACACAAGACTGGAGAAGAGCTCCCAGTTGTCTTTGTATTTATAGTTAATAACAGCCTTTTCTTTTTGATAGATATCCAGTTTGATTTTTACGTCTTTTGAGAACAAATCAGACAAATCTTCTATTCTACAACTGCAACCTTCTATGATACCCTTGTATATGTATATACCGCAGGCTTTTCCTTCACCCTCTATTATGAGCACTGAAGTGATGCCTTTACGCAAAAGTTTAATTAATAAATTCATAGGACCTAATCTTGACAAGGATGCGGTATCTTGTGGGTCCTTGCTTAGCCTAACTACTTTGGTTAAAAGCTCTATTGGATTGAAGGGAAGAACTTCGTAGTTAACTTCCTTTAGTCCATATTTTAATAATTTCTCAGCTTCTTCATAGCTTTCTACAAACAGAATGGGCATTATATATTTCCCGAGCTCCAGTAGCTTGAACCAGAAATCTATATCTTCTTCTGGCATTATTATTACCTCAGGTTCTGACACTTTCAAGAGTTCAAGGGCTTTTTCCTCATCAAAGGCTATGAGGAGTTTATGTCCAGTTATATTAAATATGTCCGCAAGAAGAGAAAAGTATTGCTTCTTTTTGTCTAAAAGCATACAAAAAACACCCATTAATAAACCTCCCTCTTTTGAGCTGCTACTTTTAGAAGTCTTAACTGCTCTCTGAGAATGTTCATTGCTTGCACCAACATGAAAAAGGCGTGTTCCACATTTAAAAGTGCGGACTGGAAGGATAGGTCGTCTTCAAGAAGCCTTAGCTCTCTAAACCTTCTGTAAAACTCATCCACCTCTGTGCCAAAATTTAGAAGAGCTTTAATGGTTTCTTCTGAGAGTTCTAAAGCGGGTTTTTTTGTATCCATATATTACCTACCTCCTCTCCTTCTGACCTTGGCATATTATACCTACTAAATAGTATAGATTCAACCATTTTAAGCTCATAGTCCTGCAGGTTCTCTATCCATAGTCTCGCCTTTCCTTCTTCGATGGTATGTTTTAGAATTATATCACCATTTTCTTGCGTATATACATCACCACCACCCGCCATAAAGCCCACCGCTACAGAAAGCGTAACAAAGCTCAAAGTATCCACTTTCATCTTGGGTTTTTCAATATTCCTGCTTACCTTAAGGTAAGTGCAAAGTGCAAGACCAACTCTCATGAGGTTTTCTGGAGTAAAGGGGAATAGTCCCACTTTCCCCTGCAGACAATTTTCCTCAAACAACTTCCTTGAGTGCACCTTCTACCACCTCCTCTAAGTTTTCTATAGCTTTTAGATGCTTTCCTGAAAGAAGAAAAAACTCTTCATTACCTTTCGCACCTTTTGGCTTTGACTTTATTATTCCAGCTATATTAAAACCTAAGGAAGTTAGGAACTTTGCAACCTTTAGCACAGCCTTCTTTTTCTCCTCCTCTTCTCTAACTATTCCTTTCTTTACCTTCTCAGGACCAACTTCAAACTGTGGCTTTACTAATACCAGAAAAACTCCCTCTTCCTTTAAGAATTTTATCACGTGAGGAATCAACTTTGTTGCAGATATGAAGGAAACGTCCATCACTATTATGTCTACAAGCTCTGGTATATGCCTTTCTGTAAGTTCTCTCGCATCTGTTTGTTCATAAAGCACCACTCTTGGGTCTGACCTTAGCTTTGGGTCCATTTGACCCTTTCCCACGTCCACTGCGTATACCTTTTTTGCACCATGCATAAGAAGGCACTGGGTAAAGCCTCCCGTAGAAGAGCCAACATCAAGTGCTACCGCATCTTTTACATCAAGTCCAAATCTCTGAATAGCCCACTCTAACTTATAGCCACCTCTGGATACATACTTAGGAGGCTCTTTAACTTCTACGGTCTGTCCTTCTTTTATCCTTGTCCCGGGTTTTGTAATAGGTCTGCCATCCACATACACAAGCCCTGCCATTATTATGGCTTGAGCCTTTTCTCTACTGGAGACATAGCCCTTTTCAACCAAATACTGGTCAAGCCTCAAAGTCTAAAAAGATGCTTTATGAAATAGAGTATAAAGAGAAGAACAAGAGGAGAAAAGTCAAAGCCACCAATGGGTGGAAGAACTCTTCTTATAGGCTCAAGAAGGGGCGATATGAGACTGTCTAACATTTCGTAAAGTTTGCTTTCTCTAACCTTTGGTATCCACGAACCTATGGCATGGATAAAAACCAACAGTATAAGCAAGTTTATGAGGAAAGATAAAAATCCCTTTATCATTCTACAAGCTCAAGGATAGCAAGCTCGCATCCATCACCTTTTCTTCTTTCAGGCAGTTTTATTATCCTTGTGTAGCCTCCATTCCTGTTTTCAAACCTTGGAGCAACTTCCTCAAAAAGCCTTTTAATCACCTTTCTATCAGGTAGGAGGGAAAGAGCGTGCCTTCTGGCGGATAGATCTCCCCTTTTACCAAGGCTTATAAGCTTTTCCACAAAGGGTCTTACCGCCTTAGCCTTTTGGAGGGAAGTTTCTACTCTCTCTTCCATTATGAGTGCCCTTGCAAGAGACCTGTAAAGTGCAAGCCTTTGTTCCTTTGTTCTATCAAAGTGTTTTTTCTTTACCCTGTGCCTCATCTCCTTTACCTCCTGCTTTCTATGTCCATACCCAAGTGAAGTCCCATTTGTTTTAATGCTTCTTTAA
Above is a window of Aquificaceae bacterium DNA encoding:
- the lepB gene encoding signal peptidase I; the protein is MQAVPKWFKELIVVIIVVLFIRAFFVQAYNIPSGSMKPTLLVGDFILVNKLVYRFSEPQRGDIVVFKWPENPRIDFIKRIIGMPGDTLEIRGERVFINGQELPLKFVKEVFEDGNLKLIYEETLPNGVKYHIALYQNPFIQRKDVYYAKIPEGYYFVMGDNRDNSEDSRYWGLLPRENIVGKAFVVYFSGDIPPLDSTDVSIFTGFKQLFLALLNPRFERIGKPLIW
- a CDS encoding YggT family protein; the encoded protein is MIKGFLSFLINLLILLVFIHAIGSWIPKVRESKLYEMLDSLISPLLEPIRRVLPPIGGFDFSPLVLLFILYFIKHLFRL
- the mobA gene encoding molybdenum cofactor guanylyltransferase MobA, whose translation is MIECFVLAGGLSRRFGEDKLLYQIGGKRVIEYTLEALRGVCGRLCLVVKDKEKFSFLKEVEVVKDVIEKQFALAGLYTALENLKGDKALIVAGDMPLIKKEVVSLLLRRANPPITLFNINGKLYPLFAVYYKQVLPELKLYIKAGGEKVLDFVKRFPYKEIAEGEVLEYDPTLLSFLNMNTRTDANNIIKAIGYSDT
- the rplQ gene encoding 50S ribosomal protein L17 is translated as MRHRVKKKHFDRTKEQRLALYRSLARALIMEERVETSLQKAKAVRPFVEKLISLGKRGDLSARRHALSLLPDRKVIKRLFEEVAPRFENRNGGYTRIIKLPERRKGDGCELAILELVE
- a CDS encoding TlyA family RNA methyltransferase is translated as MRLDQYLVEKGYVSSREKAQAIIMAGLVYVDGRPITKPGTRIKEGQTVEVKEPPKYVSRGGYKLEWAIQRFGLDVKDAVALDVGSSTGGFTQCLLMHGAKKVYAVDVGKGQMDPKLRSDPRVVLYEQTDARELTERHIPELVDIIVMDVSFISATKLIPHVIKFLKEEGVFLVLVKPQFEVGPEKVKKGIVREEEEKKKAVLKVAKFLTSLGFNIAGIIKSKPKGAKGNEEFFLLSGKHLKAIENLEEVVEGALKEVV
- the rlmN gene encoding 23S rRNA (adenine(2503)-C(2))-methyltransferase RlmN, yielding MRVLTSFNLTELRDIFKELGLEPYRANQVLDWVYKKFETDFQNMTNLSKAHRNMLSEHFKVHTLELVGKVPAEDSVKYIFRTEDGHLIETVLIFERDHLTLCVSSQVGCAVGCKFCATAKDGLLRNLTTSEIIDQYLLVQKETPNKIRNVVFMGMGEPLANYEAVRKAVEIMVSPWGIDLSKRRVSISTSGLVAQIRRMAQDPLMKELNLAVSINAPSQELRETLMPISKTNSLKEILQALIEFPYPPDRRIMLEYVLIKGLNDSPKQAEALAKLIAPYRRKFKVNLIPYNPDPSIPFERPSMESVYAFQEVLRKHHIATFIRFSKGIEVFGACGQLRSRRLELMVK
- a CDS encoding copper ion binding protein; this translates as MMRKTLKVEGMTCAHCVESVKRAIYSIEGVSHVEVSLEEGKVQVHMEKEIPFHVLKSAVEEWGYRVVGEV
- a CDS encoding lytic transglycosylase domain-containing protein; this encodes MKKGGLLLWLSCVLLSSCTPTVRQAVMPKVEHQVSFVQRGSFYFTEEEERFIEEEAKTFGIPIPDREEIKRFIDYYLRNRRSFELALQRANYYMPIIKPIVQKHGLPEELALLPVIESAFNNFAVSRSGAAGLWQFIPSTARRYGLRVDQFVDERFDVVKATDAAMRYLKDLYNMFGNWELALAAYNCGEGCVARRTGGVDFWITQRFLPDETRNYVPAFFAVLLLARDPEKYGLSVRVEGISVDRRLVERDTLVEEILAEKNLRVSTFRDLNPHIRSEVVPAGTYVYIPKEHNTKDRVERLPNGAKLIIRE